The Oncorhynchus nerka isolate Pitt River unplaced genomic scaffold, Oner_Uvic_2.0 unplaced_scaffold_3311, whole genome shotgun sequence genomic interval CAGTTGGAACTCAATTTGACCCCCCAAAAATGTCCCAACAGAATGTAACACTTACAAACTGGTTAAAAACAACATTTTTGAACAGGCTAAATTGCAGCAATTACCAAGAAAGGCCTACCATACCCATCAAATGACAGCAATAGGCTAGTGATATTTATTTTCTAACAGGTCTATTTTGAACCTATCTTAAACTACTTATGGAGCACACAATTAAAAAGATTGAATTTAAAATTAGCCAACAAAAATCTCTCAACCGAATGAAAGAAAACACATTTGGAATATTTCAAGGACTGGTTTGGATGAATAAATAAACCTAgaataataacaaaacaaattattacaaataagacaaaagaaagaaagaaaagttcCCAAATTGCATCCTACCTGAACATTTTCCACTGGTGGCACTTCGTTTTTCAGTTTTGGTCGCAACCAAAAATTTTTTGCGGCACCACGGAAAAGAAAAAAAATGTGTAGGCCTATCATCTTATAAAGTAATTCACTTTATTAAAAAGTGTAATGACTACTGAGAAGGTATTGAATAAATCAATTGTTTCATCATCTTCTCATGTTGTGATTCAACATATTTTAATGTGCAACCTAATCCCGTGATTATCATGCATAGACAATTATGCTATTGTTATATTTTACTGTTAAAGTAGGGCTCCAGAATTGtcatttttttttgtttgttgaataGAGATACATTTGCCTGCATCTTTATGTGCTATAATATCATAGGCTAATTTACCACCTGAGTAAGTGTAAACTCAATACATTAGCTAGCTCTGAAGATAACAGCCACTACTAATAGCTGGTTATTAATCTAACAGGACATTTAATGTCCCAAAAAGTTGTAGCCAATGAGAGCTATGCACTCGCAATGGCCAATACCCATTGAGCTCAAGATTGATCGTTGCAATCAACAGTAGTCCAAGGCTcgcctctctatcgctttctctctcccctcagcatcAGCCCCGGACAATTGTATTTATCGCTTTTTCATTTATTTCATTGTCCAAAGGCCGGCAATTACcagctaacggaaaccctggAGTGTTAGTGAGGCAGTGTTATGCGTTTATTTTTAGATTTGGGCTCCAAGGGTGTCCTCTCTGACCTATTTCTCTCTATCtggacaactgtgtgtgtgtgtgtgtgtgtgagtgtgtgtgtttgtatttggttttactatccttgtggggaccagaagtcctcacaataGTACTAAAACAAGGACCATTTTGACAGGTGGGGGACATTTcactggtccccacaaggaaaaaggctattttaggcttagtggttaggtttgggataaggttagGTTAAAGTTtagtttaggggttagggaaaataggattttgaattggAATCAATTGTTTTCCAGAAGACACCAGAATGTCCCGACAAGACaccagaatgtcctgacaagACACCAGAATGTCCCGACAAGACaccagaatgtcctgacaagacaccagaatgtcctgacaagACACCAGAATGTCCCCGACAAGACACCAGAATGTCCCTGACAAGACaccagaatgtcctgacaagACACCAGAATGTCCCGACAAGACaccagaatgtcctgacaagACACCAGAATGTCCCCGACAAGACTCCAGAATGTCCCCGACAAGACaccagaatgtcctgacaagacaccagaatgtcctgacaagACACCAGAATGTCCCCGACAAGACaccagaatgtcctgacaagGACAAGGTAAGAAAACCAAGTCAGGACCTTTTAAAACTTTACTTTAGGGATTGCAGGTCGTTTTGAAtatgggttacatggagaaaattGGACCactctgaaatgaaaatggatggccctccctTCAGTAAAATATATTTCACCTAAACCCTCCCTGAACACTTGAAAACAAGTGACCCccccctatacccctatacccctAATAATCATTTAAATATAAAGTGGATAGTAGAGAAACATTTAACTTCACTTCttggacagaccagagccttagatacagtggggcaaaaaaaagtatttagtcagccaccaattgtgcaagttctcccacttaaaaagatgagagaggcctgtaattttcaccatatgtacacttcaactatgacagacaaaatgagaaaaaaaatccagaaaatcacattgtaggatttttaatgaatttatttgcaaattatggtggaaaataagtatgccTACTAGATCGAAGCGTTCCTTCCAACCCGGTCAAAGTGATGTCATTTGGAAATTCTGCACAGAAAATCTTTCTCATTTTTATTTTGTTATTGCATTTTCTCCCCGGTCTCTAAAGGTCTTCTCGCCATGACAGAAGCAGAGATGACAGAAGTGTTCATTCTATCGATGTACAACATTATTCTGGTGAACCATGGTTGATTTAGTCTTCTACGGCAACATGACAGACGAGAAGCTACATGTATCTAactatagacaagttgactaacaaaatTCAAAGCAGAAACGCATCGAAATCAGGCTAAAACAATACTGTGCCTCTTGTCAAAAACATCCACAGTCCctgactgtagcctactgtacattttctatgttaggggttaggggttagggtgcgGCCTCACATTTTCACTTCATCACATCTAGTCTGGCGGTTGCTGACCCGTGCACCACTAGTGGTCGGTAACCCTTACGGCCATCCAGTACGCTCAAACTAGTTGTGGTTAGTAGCCTATGGACCAGCCTATTGGTCCTTCCAGTTGTCCATGACGGCCTAGAGGAGGACGGTCGATCCTCAGTGAAGGACGTTTTGCAGTCATTATTCTACAGTTGTCCATGACGTTCCTCAGTGAAGGACGTTTGGTCATTATTCTACAGTTGTCCATGATTGGTCCTTGAAGGACGTTTTGCAGTCATTATTCTACAGTTGTCCATGACGGCCTAGAGGAGGACGGTCGATCCTCAGTGAAGAACGTTTTGCAGTCATTATTCTACAGTTGTCCATGACGGCCTAGAGGAGGACGGTTTCCTCAGTGAAGGACGTTTTGCAGTCATTATTCTACAGTTGTCCATGACGGCCTAGAGGAGGACGGTCGATCCTCAGTGAAGGACGTTTTGCAGTCATTATTCTACAGTTGTCCATGACGGCCTAGAGGAGGACGGTCGATCCTCAGTGAAGGACGTTTTGCAGTCATTATTCTACAGTTGTCCATGACGGCCTAGAGGAGGACGGTCGATCCTCAGTGAAGGACGTTTTGCAGTCATTATTCTACAGTTGTCCATGACGGCCTAGAGGAGGACGGTCGATCCTCAGTGAAGGACCATGTGCAGTCAGTATCCTACTGTATGGACCATTCAGTTGGACTTTGGACCGTCTCATGTGGTCTTGTCCATCACCATCTCCAGCTCAGTCCTCAGTCCCGTTTGAGTTACAGCTTTTCCACAGATGCCCAGCATTCACTGTCACCATCCAACTTCCATTTCTGGTCGCCAGTCACGTTTGCTGACCGAGACCGCCTCCCCCTGCGTGCGGTTAGCGGAGGCCAGCGGCGGGGGCTCCCAGTCAGGCTGGTAGAAGTGGATGTTGAAGGTCCGAGCCCAGCTGGCGAAGACCCTCTTCTCCGTGATAAAGCGGTGATGGCTGCCCCTGCGGCCTCGCTCATGGCTGATGTACATGGCACACTCCTCTGGACCGAGGGGCTCGTAGTAGTGGTAAGGGACAGATGGGGGCTGGGGCTCTCTGAGAGGGGGACAGGATTACAGAAGAGATTATTTGACAAAGATATCAGAGAGACGGAGACTGGGAGACGGAGACTGGGAGacggagaaagggagagattgagagagacagagagagaatgagttagATCAGGGTAGAGATCTCACCTGCAGTGGTCTGGAGCCACCATGCCATAGACATTGATCCGGTCACACAGCTCCAGAGCTATGGTCATAGTGAACCAACCAGTACTCAACCACGAGTTGGAGATACgcctgggaggggagggagagagatgggagggagagatagggggagggagataagggggatgaagggagggagagagagagagagggagggagatgggagggagagatgggagggaggagagagcgatggggggagagatagggagggagggagagagaagggagggggagatatagggagggagggagagagaggaggggagaaggaggggagagggagggaagtgggggggaaggagggagggagggagagagggggagagaggggggagagaagggggaggaggagggaggggggagagagggaaggagagggggagggagggggagagagagaggagggagggggaggggagggagagatagggagggagggggagggagggagggacggggagagagagggtaggggagagagggggagcaaagagaggagggagaggtggaaatAGGTGAGATAAGATATCTGATCAACTGTTTTAAAAGTGATCAGTAACTACCATGTCCatcagtatatatatatcagtatatatatatatatcagtatatatatatcagtCTATATGTGTACAATAAAGATGTATTAAAATGGGCAGATAAATAATAATGATTTCGCAGCTTCATGTCAATAGGAATCCATTCCACATGTCAATAGGAATCCATTCCACATGTCAATCTAGTCAATAGGAATCCATTCCATTCATGTCAATAGGAATCTATTCCACATGTCAATAGGAATCTATTCCACATGTCAATAGGAATCTATTCCACATGTCAATAGGAATCTATTCCACATGTCAATAGGAATCTATTCCACATGTCAATAGGAATCTATTCCACATGTCAATAGGAATCTATTCCACATGTCAATAGGAATCTATTCCACATGTCAATAGGAATCCATTCCACATGTCAATAGGAATCCATTCCACATGTCAATAGGAATCTATTCCACATGTCAATAGGAATCTATTCCACATGTCAATAGGAATCCATTCCACATGTCAATAGGAATCCATTCCACATGTCAATAGGAATCTATTCCACATGTCAATAGGAATCTATTCCACATGTCAATAGGAATCCATTCCACATGTCAATAGGAATCTATTCCACATGTCAATAGGAATCCATTCCACATGTCAATAGGAATCCATTCCACATGTCAATAGGAATCCATTCCACATGTCAATAGGAATCTATTCCACATGTCAATAGGAATCCATTCCACATGTCAATAGGAATCTATTCCACATGTCAATAGGAATCCATTCCACATGTCAATAGGAATCCATTCCACATGTCAATAGGAATCCATTCCACATGTCAATAGGAATCTATTCCACATGTCAATAGGAATCTATTCCACATGTCAATAGGAATCCATTCCACATGTCAATAGGAATCCATTCCACATGTCAATAGGAATCCATTCCACATGTCAATAGGAATCCATTCCACATGTCAATAGGAATCTATTCCACATGTCAATAGGAATCCATTCCACATGTCAATAGGAATCTATTCCACATGTCAATAGGAATCCATTATGCGTGTCAATAGGAATCTATTCCGCATGTCAATAGGAATCTATTCCACATGTCAATAGGAATCCATTCCACATGTCAATAGGAATCTATTCCACATGTCAATAGGAATCCATTCCGCGTGTCAATAGGAATCTATTCCGCATGTCAATAGGAATCTATTCCGCATGTCAATAGGAATCTATTCCACATGTCAATAGGAATCCATTCCACATGTCAATAGGAATCTATTCCACATGTCAATAGGACAGTCTAATAATCCAGTTGCTGAACAGAAGGTACCAGGGTTACACAGGGTTGCTTTCTCTTAATCAGATTATATGGAAACACCTTATAGCACATACCAACACCAGGCTTGAAGTACTACCTTTCAAACAACTCCACCCTAGGCTGAATAATTATCTATCAGTTTCTGTCTTGCAACCTAATGACCATGAGCTTTATGACAGTCTAGTTTAATGTGTGGTGAGGTATTGGGGTATTTCAGAAATAACTATGCACCATGGCGATGTTTTAGAATTTTCACGCCGGGAGAGTTCAACCAATGACGTCATTGATTGATTGAACCTGCTGTCCGATCAAAATATTTGTGGGGTCATGTTTTGTATCAATTATtatggtctccatcattcttaaatgcacttcaatcagtgtagatgaaggagaggagaccagttaaagaaggatttttaagccttgagacaattgagacatggattgtgtatgtgtgccatccagagggtgaatggacaagactaAAGGTTTAACTGCCTTTGAACGGAGTATGGTAGTTGGTGACAGgctcaccggtttgagtgtgtcaagaactgcaacgctgctgggtttttcacgctcaacagtttgccTTGTGTATCAAGGATAGTCcagcacccaaaggacatccaaccaacttgatatgactttgggaagcattggagtcaagatgggccagcatccctgtggaatgctttcgacaccttgtagagtctgtgccctgacgaattgaggctgttctgagggtgtaCAGGGGGTGCAACTCATTATTAGAAATATATTTATTTCTCCTCGTATAATATAATATTTGAAACGTTGTTATTCTGTTGATGCTTTTTACTTTTAATGTCAGATttttttcacttgctttggcactTGTAAACAcatttcccatgtcaataaaatCCCTTTGAATATATTTGAattgagagagtcagagagaggcacagagtgaggagaaagagacagagagagagaggcacagagagaggagaaagagacagagagtgagacagcctGGTGTGCCTGGTTTCATTTTGTATCAATTGGCAAGGGATTCAAGGAGTAAGTGGTAGATTGAGACTAAGAGCAATGATTGTAGACATACTGTCTGAggcagaggaaggaagaggaaggcAGAGGAAGTGCTCTACTAAATCCGTCAACAAGGCCATTTGAATTGGCCTGTGAAACAAAAATATGCCAAAATATTGCAGACATCGATCACTATATTTGATTTATATTTAACTTCTGTAAAGATCGAATCAGAGCTGGGCGAAAGATGTGAACTTGCTGTGGACCACTAGGACTGGCCCGTCCCTGTTGTCCAATATAGTagctacatatatatatatatatatatacatatactagCTAGTCTACACGTGTCTTTCTATATGTTTAACTAGGCTATCCTTATCTATAATGACGGCacactggggaacagtgggttaactgccttgttcagggcaagaatgacatatttttaccttgtcagctcaaggattcgatcatagcaacctttcggttactggaccaatgctctaaccactaggctacctgccgctccgtCTTTGATCAATAATATAGTAGTCTAGTttgtgtcatgactgtcctgtgaggatcagaTCAGACTGGTGGGGTGGTGACAGTAACCaggcctctctctcccacagaggGGGAGCTGCTGGATGGTCGACTGTTCACACCCTGTCGTAAATTACAAGAGAGGGAGATTTTTTCTCTTCACCCTCCAGTATTGGCTAAAATAATGTCCCTTTGTCTCCAGAGAGTTTTGCCCGCCCAAAAAGTTGATAATTGAACAATAATTCTAACATATAGAATGGGGGGGAATGGTCAGTGGGAAACAAATGTCATATTGTTTttcattttgtgatgtcattaaaagcTGTATGGATGAAATATTGCAACTTGGAAAGGATACCCCCTTTTATCTATCAAGTTTCCATCCAATACATTGTGCATACAATATGAGAAATGATGACATTATTTTTGTTAAGATGGGACTATGATTTTAGGAGTCGTAAGATATAACTTCTAATCATGTCCTTTGCACATTAAGTAGCCACGCTcagagtgaggtcagagagcatGTCGGTCTGATGGAACCGTCCTTTTCGACCAGAATGCTTAAAAAAGGACTGGCTAAGAATGAACATACTAGACCAGAACATTGCCAAGTTGCAGCTGTGCGTGTAAAGTGGTCTGAATCCTGAACAATCAACACGAGGTGCAGGCGAGAAGCTCACTTCCCAGACAATCACTGGTTGATTAGCTGCCCTAAGTCAGATATTGAGAAAAGCACGATCGAAGTGGGACCATCATACTACACTGCAAACCATCCCATCCTACTATGAGTCTCAAATCACAGTATGCTTCTAATCTCATCACCGAGGGGAACCGTTGACACGGCTGGCTAACCATCACCCTAGGAGCATCGTCCAGAGTGAAAAGACGGAAAAGTGGGGTCCCCCCCTTTTGGACACCAGAGCCGTACAAGCGTGCCGCTGGTTGCTAATGGTTACGCTGCAGTCCTCGCTGCCCAGCGCCAACAGGTTCTGAGAACTCCAACAGCCACAGGTGATACGCTTAGTGtgctttcctgtgtgtgtgtgtgtgtgtgtgtgtgtgagtgacagaCCAACATTCTTCCGAAGGAGGGCTAGTTTCGACAGAGAAACGGCGAACGGCATTCAgacgtaaatacattcatgatttcttattCCAAACGGGCGGCGGTtcgtgtaagtcgctctggataagagcgtctgctaaatgacttaaatgtaaaatgtaaatgtgtgcaAAGAATATGATTAATTTGAGGACAGTCCTAGAATGTATAAACGATAAGTATCCTTTCTTATCTCTCCTCCCCAACTCTCTTCATTTGTTGTGTTTAAGCCGCCATTTTTTGTCAGTCCACTAGGGACATTTCTTCTCatgtattaagtgtgtatgttatcCTGTTTTCTCattttagttagctagtaaataaataattaaaccaatcgGTGCAGTAATCATGAGTAAGGCTGGGGTTTTTGCAGATGCATGAGGTTACGACTGTTCGGAAGGATGATGTGATAAGAGGCAATGATTAATAAGATTGTTTATCAATGTAATAGATATTTTATAGAGTAATTCAGTAGATGTAATAGGTACCTTATAGAGTGTAATTCAGGAGATGTAATAGATACCTAATAGAGTGTAATCCAGGAGATGTAATAGATACCTTATAGAGTGTAATTCAGGAGATGTAATAGATACCTTATAGAGTTTAATTCAGGAGATGTAATAGATACCTAATAGAGTTTAATTCAGGAGATGTAATAGATACCTTATAGAGTTTAATTCAGGAGATGTAATAGATACCTTATAGAGTGTAATTCAGGAGATGTAATAGATACCTTATAGAGtttaaaacttcttcgggatagggggcagtatttggatgactgacgtgcccaaagtaaactgcctgttactcaggcccagaagctaggatatgcatataattggtagatttagataattttagaaactttagagtgttttctatgtctgtgagtataacagaactgatatgtcaggcgaaaccctgaggacaaactaTCCCAAAAATGTTTGTTTTCAACTTACCGCTATTTTCAATGTGTTGCACCTGCCAGGTTGAAATATGTTTGTCATGCATTTAtatatgcggggcgctgtcctcagataatcgcatggtttgctttcaccgtaaagcctttttgaaatctgacacggcggctggattaacaagaagttaaactTTCTTTAAATgtgtaacacttgtatgttttatgaattcttattatgagtatttctgtttttggatTTGGCGCActacaatttcactggatgttgtcaaataAATCCCGTTAACGAGATTGGAGCAGGAAGGGGTCTCTACTAGGAAGTgaattcgggagatggtaactctttaatcAAACTCTTctgtggtgccccaaattcctaataAGTTAATTGGTACATCATAgttaatggattaaat includes:
- the LOC115128089 gene encoding alpha-N-acetylgalactosaminide alpha-2,6-sialyltransferase 5-like, which gives rise to MRRDGKGLVYNNLRLMNQVLPKLKVYMISWQKMLQSDELFKRETGKDRRISNSWLSTGWFTMTIALELCDRINVYGMVAPDHCREPQPPSVPYHYYEPLGPEECAMYISHERGRRGSHHRFITEKRVFASWARTFNIHFYQPDWEPPPLASANRTQGEAVSVSKRDWRPEMEVGW